One genomic segment of Nonomuraea coxensis DSM 45129 includes these proteins:
- a CDS encoding RNA polymerase sigma-70 factor, with translation MSERGTDGGHGLDPATEAFVTHRNLLFTVAYELLGSAADAEDVLQETWMRWAGVDLGAVRDRRAYLVRITTRQALGRLRTLGRRRESYIGPWLPEPLLTSPDVAEDVELADSVSTAMLLVLETLQPTERAVFVLREVFALDYDEIAEAVGKSPVAVRQIAHRARAHVAARRPRGSASPGEIRDALEAFRRAIETGDLRRLLDILAPDVVALGDGGGVVKAVLTPMVGAGEVAALVARIRAAEAPATLEPAQINGHPALIFRAGGAISTVLTVRIDDGLVTGLYAVRNPEKLSRVEREVPVSR, from the coding sequence ATGAGCGAACGCGGCACGGACGGCGGGCACGGGCTGGACCCGGCGACGGAGGCGTTCGTCACGCACCGGAACCTGCTGTTCACCGTGGCCTACGAGCTGCTCGGCTCGGCGGCCGACGCCGAGGACGTCCTGCAGGAGACCTGGATGCGGTGGGCGGGCGTGGACCTCGGCGCCGTACGGGACCGGCGCGCCTACCTGGTGCGGATCACCACCCGGCAGGCGCTCGGCCGGCTGCGCACGCTCGGCCGGCGCAGAGAGTCCTACATCGGCCCCTGGCTGCCCGAGCCGCTGCTGACCTCGCCGGACGTCGCCGAGGACGTCGAGCTGGCCGACAGCGTCTCGACGGCGATGCTGCTGGTGCTGGAGACGCTGCAGCCGACCGAGCGGGCGGTGTTCGTGCTGCGCGAGGTGTTCGCCCTGGACTACGACGAGATCGCCGAGGCCGTCGGCAAGAGCCCGGTCGCGGTGCGCCAGATCGCGCACCGGGCCCGGGCCCACGTCGCCGCCCGCCGGCCGCGCGGCAGCGCCTCCCCCGGCGAGATCAGGGATGCCCTGGAGGCGTTCCGGCGGGCGATCGAGACCGGCGACCTGCGGCGGCTGCTCGACATCCTCGCCCCGGACGTGGTCGCGCTCGGCGACGGCGGCGGGGTCGTCAAGGCGGTGCTGACGCCCATGGTCGGCGCCGGCGAGGTGGCCGCGCTGGTGGCCAGGATACGCGCGGCCGAGGCGCCGGCGACGCTGGAGCCGGCGCAGATCAACGGCCATCCGGCGCTGATCTTCCGGGCCGGCGGCGCGATCAGCACCGTCCTCACGGTACGGATCGACGACGGCCTCGTCACCGGCCTCTACGCCGTGCGCAACCCCGAGAAGCTGTCGCGCGTCGAGCGGGAGGTCCCGGTCAGCCGGTGA
- a CDS encoding FAD-binding oxidoreductase, producing MNAALETLRRDFGGDVIGPDDAGYAAASGSLLVPGSPALVLRPKTVADARAGVRFAAATGLPLSVRGGGHGFAGFATNDGGVVLDLAHLAQVEIVDERRHLVRAGGGATWGQVADALAPRGLAISSGDTRSVGVGGLTLGGGIGWKVRKHGLTLDNLVAAEVVTAGGQVVTASAEEHPELFWALRGGGGNFGVVTAFVFAAHPTTDVFHGTISFPAAEAATVLQGWAEHLRAAPEELTSVADFANPFAGGPRAPVQVHVAFDGDDARLAARAIDPLRRLGTVTGDGVTLKPYADTLVEGMVPPPGVRLVTRSGFAGAGAMPEVLRVLVAAGAAEGAPFVSVRAVGGAVARVPADATAYAHRDAALMIATTSAGPEAILAAARPALDTLWRDLAPHVDGAYANFLSSAAEEDVAAVYPGPTYDRLAAVKRRYDPENLFARNHNIRPR from the coding sequence ATGAACGCAGCGCTGGAAACCCTGCGCCGTGACTTCGGCGGCGACGTCATCGGCCCGGACGACGCCGGCTACGCCGCCGCCAGTGGATCGCTGCTGGTGCCGGGCAGTCCCGCCCTCGTCCTGCGGCCCAAGACCGTCGCCGACGCGCGGGCGGGCGTGCGCTTCGCGGCCGCCACCGGGCTGCCGCTGTCCGTGCGCGGCGGCGGGCACGGGTTCGCCGGCTTCGCCACGAACGACGGCGGCGTGGTGCTCGACCTGGCCCATCTGGCGCAGGTCGAGATCGTGGACGAGCGGCGTCACCTCGTACGGGCCGGCGGCGGCGCCACCTGGGGCCAGGTCGCCGACGCCCTCGCCCCGCGCGGCCTGGCGATCTCCTCGGGCGACACCAGGAGCGTCGGCGTCGGCGGGCTGACGCTGGGCGGCGGCATCGGCTGGAAGGTGCGCAAGCACGGACTGACCCTCGACAACCTGGTCGCCGCCGAGGTGGTCACCGCCGGCGGGCAGGTCGTGACGGCGAGCGCCGAAGAGCACCCGGAGCTGTTCTGGGCGCTGCGCGGCGGCGGCGGCAACTTCGGGGTGGTGACCGCGTTCGTGTTCGCGGCCCACCCGACGACGGACGTCTTCCACGGCACGATCAGCTTCCCCGCGGCGGAGGCGGCCACGGTGCTCCAAGGGTGGGCGGAGCACCTGCGCGCCGCGCCCGAGGAGCTGACCTCCGTCGCCGACTTCGCCAACCCGTTCGCCGGCGGCCCGCGGGCTCCGGTGCAGGTCCACGTCGCCTTCGACGGGGACGACGCGCGGCTCGCGGCCCGGGCGATCGACCCGCTCCGCAGGCTCGGCACGGTGACCGGCGACGGCGTCACGCTGAAGCCGTACGCGGACACGCTGGTGGAGGGCATGGTCCCGCCGCCCGGCGTCCGGCTCGTCACGCGGAGCGGGTTCGCCGGGGCGGGGGCGATGCCCGAGGTGCTGCGGGTGCTCGTCGCGGCGGGGGCGGCCGAGGGGGCGCCGTTCGTCTCCGTACGCGCCGTCGGCGGCGCGGTGGCCCGCGTGCCCGCCGACGCCACCGCGTACGCGCACCGCGACGCCGCGCTGATGATCGCGACGACGAGCGCGGGCCCCGAGGCGATCCTCGCGGCGGCCCGCCCGGCGCTGGACACCCTCTGGCGCGACCTCGCGCCGCACGTGGACGGCGCCTACGCCAACTTCCTGTCCTCGGCCGCGGAGGAGGACGTCGCCGCCGTCTACCCGGGGCCGACCTACGACCGGCTCGCCGCGGTCAAGCGCCGCTACGACCCGGAGAACCTGTTCGCCCGCAACCACAACATCCGTCCCCGCTGA
- the helR gene encoding RNA polymerase recycling motor ATPase HelR — protein MNHPSTTSVFDLPERLSAKTDPALIARDERHFAAVAEALARTVTELSDRLDATRRAPGGAGRAALDRDLEVHRLSARLRALRRFGLDLCLGRMVGADSAGGAEPVYVGRLGLTDREGRRLLLDWRSPAAEPFFGATHANPMGLSSRRRYRWTRGRISDYWDEVFTADGLDGHAALDDQSAFIASLGGSRSPRMRDVLATIQADQDAVIRAGSRGALVVDGGPGTGKTVVALHRSAYLLYADPRLGHERGGVLFVGPHQPYLAYVADVLPSLGEEGVQTCTLRDLVAEGATAAAESDPEVARLKASADMVKAIEPAVRFYENPPTQAMTVTTEWADVRLGPDDWEEAFAAAEPGIPHNEARDRIWEELVTIIAGRHEDVPAGLVRRSLLRNRELLTVLNRAWPVIEASDLVGDLWSVPAYLRLCAPWLGEEEVRRLRRADPQAWTVSDLPLLDAARQRLGDPESSRRRRRQEAAAAAERERMAGVVDNLLQADDDGEGAVTMLRGADLRDALVDEGALPAAEPDRLAGPFAHIVVDEAQELTDAEWQMLLLRCPSRSFTVVGDRAQARHGFTESWRERLERVGLDRITLASLTVNYRTPEEIMAEAEPVIRAALPDANVPVSIRAGGVPVRRGQVAELDAIVDGWLAGHPEGVACVIGAPDFEPRPRVRSLTPQLAKGLEFDLVVLVDPERFGGGVEGAVDRYVAMTRATQRLAVLTSP, from the coding sequence GTGAATCACCCATCGACCACCAGCGTGTTCGACCTGCCCGAGCGGCTCTCCGCCAAGACGGACCCGGCGCTGATCGCCCGCGACGAACGGCACTTCGCGGCCGTCGCCGAGGCCCTGGCGCGGACGGTCACCGAGCTGTCGGACCGCCTCGACGCCACGCGCAGGGCGCCGGGCGGCGCGGGCCGGGCGGCGCTGGACCGGGACCTGGAGGTCCACCGGCTGAGCGCCCGCCTGCGCGCGCTGCGCCGCTTCGGCCTCGACCTGTGTCTCGGCCGCATGGTCGGCGCGGACAGCGCCGGCGGGGCCGAGCCCGTCTACGTCGGGCGGCTGGGGCTGACCGACCGGGAGGGCCGCCGGCTGCTGCTGGACTGGCGGTCCCCGGCGGCCGAGCCGTTCTTCGGCGCCACCCACGCCAACCCGATGGGCCTGTCCAGCCGCCGCCGCTACCGGTGGACGCGCGGCCGGATCAGCGACTACTGGGACGAGGTGTTCACCGCGGACGGGCTCGACGGGCACGCCGCGCTGGACGACCAGTCGGCCTTCATCGCCAGTCTGGGCGGCAGCCGCTCGCCGCGCATGCGTGACGTGCTCGCCACCATCCAGGCCGACCAGGACGCCGTCATCCGGGCGGGCTCGCGCGGCGCCCTGGTCGTGGACGGCGGGCCGGGCACCGGCAAGACCGTGGTCGCGCTGCACCGCTCGGCGTACCTGCTCTACGCCGATCCGCGGCTCGGCCACGAGCGGGGCGGCGTGCTGTTCGTCGGGCCGCACCAGCCGTACCTGGCGTACGTCGCCGACGTCCTGCCCAGCCTCGGCGAGGAGGGCGTGCAGACCTGCACCCTGCGCGACCTCGTGGCCGAGGGCGCGACGGCGGCGGCCGAGAGCGATCCCGAAGTGGCCCGGCTGAAGGCGTCCGCGGACATGGTGAAGGCGATCGAGCCGGCCGTCAGGTTCTACGAGAACCCGCCGACCCAGGCCATGACGGTCACCACGGAATGGGCCGACGTCCGGCTCGGCCCCGACGACTGGGAGGAGGCGTTCGCGGCGGCGGAGCCCGGGATCCCGCACAACGAGGCGCGCGACCGCATCTGGGAGGAACTGGTCACGATCATCGCCGGCAGGCACGAGGACGTCCCCGCCGGCCTGGTCCGCAGGTCGCTGCTGCGCAACCGGGAGCTGCTGACGGTCCTCAACCGCGCCTGGCCGGTGATCGAGGCGTCCGACCTCGTCGGCGACCTGTGGTCGGTGCCCGCGTACCTGCGGCTGTGCGCTCCCTGGCTCGGCGAGGAGGAGGTCCGGCGGCTGCGGCGCGCCGACCCGCAGGCGTGGACGGTGTCGGACCTGCCGCTGCTGGACGCGGCCAGGCAGCGGCTCGGCGACCCGGAGTCCTCGCGGCGCAGGCGCAGGCAGGAGGCCGCCGCCGCGGCGGAGCGCGAGCGCATGGCGGGCGTGGTCGACAACCTGCTCCAGGCCGACGACGACGGCGAGGGCGCGGTGACGATGCTGCGCGGCGCGGACCTCAGGGACGCCCTGGTGGACGAGGGCGCGCTGCCCGCCGCCGAACCCGACCGGCTGGCCGGTCCCTTCGCGCACATCGTGGTGGACGAGGCCCAGGAGCTGACCGACGCGGAGTGGCAGATGCTGCTGCTGCGCTGCCCGTCGCGGAGCTTCACCGTGGTCGGGGACCGCGCCCAGGCCAGGCACGGGTTCACCGAGTCGTGGCGGGAGCGGCTGGAACGGGTCGGGCTGGACCGGATCACCCTCGCCTCCCTCACCGTCAACTACCGGACGCCGGAGGAGATCATGGCGGAGGCCGAGCCGGTCATCCGGGCCGCGCTCCCCGACGCCAACGTGCCGGTGTCCATCCGCGCCGGCGGCGTCCCCGTGCGGCGCGGGCAGGTGGCGGAGCTGGACGCGATCGTGGACGGCTGGCTCGCCGGGCACCCCGAGGGGGTCGCCTGCGTCATCGGCGCCCCGGACTTCGAGCCGCGGCCCCGCGTCCGGTCGCTGACGCCGCAGCTCGCCAAGGGGCTGGAGTTCGACCTGGTCGTCCTCGTCGATCCTGAGCGGTTCGGCGGGGGCGTCGAAGGGGCGGTGGACCGCTACGTCGCGATGACCAGGGCGACCCAGCGCCTCGCCGTCCTGACCAGCCCCTGA
- a CDS encoding TetR/AcrR family transcriptional regulator, translating to MAYDAEDTKRRIFTAATAEFAEHGLAGARVDRIAAAAKANKQAIYLYYGGKEKLFAAVLRAKLEEIHVAISLDPEALAESVGQIFDWHQQHPELIRLLLWEALETCGDGPGEGEEERRAGFRAKACLLAANVAPGLPEQARVRAAQDLLFTIMGLIAWNFAVPGMCRLVLDEESDQAALARRREAVIAAARRLAAAPSPS from the coding sequence ATGGCCTATGACGCGGAGGACACCAAGCGGCGCATCTTCACGGCCGCCACCGCCGAGTTCGCCGAGCACGGACTGGCCGGGGCCAGGGTCGACCGGATCGCCGCCGCCGCCAAGGCCAACAAGCAGGCCATCTACCTCTACTACGGCGGCAAGGAGAAGCTCTTCGCCGCCGTCCTGCGGGCGAAGCTGGAGGAGATCCACGTCGCGATCTCCCTCGACCCCGAGGCGCTGGCCGAGTCCGTCGGGCAGATCTTCGACTGGCACCAGCAGCACCCGGAGCTGATCCGGCTGCTGCTGTGGGAGGCGCTGGAGACGTGCGGCGACGGGCCCGGCGAGGGCGAGGAGGAGCGCCGCGCCGGGTTCAGGGCGAAGGCCTGCCTCCTCGCCGCCAACGTCGCCCCCGGCCTGCCCGAGCAGGCGCGCGTACGGGCCGCCCAGGACCTGCTCTTCACCATCATGGGGCTCATCGCCTGGAACTTCGCGGTGCCCGGGATGTGCCGGCTGGTGCTGGACGAGGAGAGCGACCAGGCCGCGCTGGCCCGCCGCCGCGAGGCGGTGATCGCCGCCGCCCGCCGGCTCGCCGCCGCCCCGTCGCCCAGCTGA
- a CDS encoding SDR family oxidoreductase yields MTTASTPVPVRSPLPTGLAGATAVLIGASSGIGLAAGVLLRSVGARVVLVGRDPGRLEAAVARVREAGQEDDPGDAVVGVSGDGGDQRTLDEAFDRAGHTDHVLVTAGSISGAGPVSEVSRDGLGALLGDRLWPAFAAARAAAARLPAGGSLTFSSGTLVVRPVPGMSAPLSLGGAVETLTRALAVELAPARQRVNAVRYGMIDTPLLRSLPGVDSDEGVAAAGANAPLGRVGTAEEAAASALFLMANSYVTGQVITVDGGATLTG; encoded by the coding sequence ATGACCACTGCTTCCACGCCCGTCCCCGTGCGCTCCCCGCTGCCCACCGGCCTCGCCGGCGCGACCGCCGTCCTCATCGGCGCCAGCTCCGGCATCGGGCTGGCGGCGGGCGTCCTGCTGCGTTCCGTCGGCGCACGCGTCGTCCTGGTCGGACGCGACCCCGGCCGGCTGGAGGCCGCCGTCGCCCGGGTACGCGAGGCGGGCCAGGAGGACGACCCCGGCGACGCCGTGGTGGGCGTCTCCGGCGACGGCGGCGACCAGCGCACCCTCGACGAGGCGTTCGACCGGGCCGGGCACACCGACCACGTCCTCGTCACCGCGGGCAGCATCTCCGGCGCCGGCCCCGTGAGCGAGGTGTCGCGCGACGGCCTCGGCGCGCTCCTCGGCGACCGCCTCTGGCCCGCCTTCGCCGCCGCCCGCGCGGCGGCGGCCCGCCTGCCCGCTGGAGGCTCGCTCACGTTCAGCTCGGGAACGCTCGTGGTCCGCCCCGTCCCCGGGATGAGCGCCCCGCTGTCGCTCGGCGGCGCCGTCGAGACCCTCACCAGGGCCCTCGCCGTCGAGCTCGCCCCGGCCCGGCAGCGCGTGAACGCCGTACGCTACGGCATGATCGACACGCCGCTCCTGCGCTCGCTGCCGGGCGTCGACTCCGACGAGGGAGTCGCCGCGGCCGGGGCGAACGCGCCGCTCGGCCGCGTCGGCACCGCCGAGGAGGCCGCCGCCTCGGCCCTGTTCCTCATGGCGAACAGCTACGTCACCGGACAGGTCATCACCGTCGACGGCGGCGCCACCCTCACCGGCTGA
- a CDS encoding LLM class flavin-dependent oxidoreductase — MPHDSPPSFGIMTAPMQVAYHDVLQVWREADTIPAIEHAWLFDHLLPIAGELTGPVHEGWTLLAALAAQTRRLRLGLLVTSNRFRPPALLAKIATTVDVVSGGRLDFGIGVGSRPGHPLARREYEAHGLPFHDTADAVGSLAEACTVIRRLWTEDEPFDFDGVHHRLTGAFGNPKPVQRPHPPILVGGRSSATLRVAAEHADLWNIPGGGDIAELAGRSALLDRYCAEIGRDPAAITRSIGLPVSYDRPGPTRDAIGAAVEAGFRHIVLGLPAPYPAGVARWVADELIPTH; from the coding sequence ATGCCCCACGACTCCCCGCCCAGCTTCGGGATCATGACCGCGCCGATGCAGGTCGCCTACCACGACGTCCTCCAGGTCTGGCGCGAGGCGGACACGATCCCGGCGATCGAGCACGCCTGGCTGTTCGACCACCTCCTGCCCATCGCCGGCGAGCTGACCGGCCCCGTGCACGAGGGCTGGACCCTGCTCGCCGCCCTCGCCGCGCAGACCCGGCGGCTGCGGCTCGGCCTGCTGGTGACCAGCAACAGGTTCCGGCCGCCCGCGCTGCTGGCCAAGATCGCCACGACCGTCGACGTCGTCTCCGGCGGACGCCTCGACTTCGGCATCGGCGTCGGCTCACGCCCCGGCCACCCCCTGGCCCGGCGCGAGTACGAGGCCCACGGCCTGCCCTTCCACGACACCGCCGACGCCGTGGGCAGCCTGGCCGAGGCGTGCACGGTGATCCGCCGCCTCTGGACGGAGGACGAGCCGTTCGACTTCGACGGCGTCCACCACCGGCTGACCGGCGCGTTCGGCAACCCCAAGCCGGTGCAGCGCCCCCATCCGCCCATCCTCGTCGGCGGCCGTTCGTCGGCGACGCTGCGCGTGGCCGCCGAGCACGCCGACCTGTGGAACATCCCCGGCGGCGGCGACATCGCCGAGCTCGCCGGGCGTAGCGCCCTGCTGGACCGCTACTGCGCGGAGATCGGCCGCGACCCGGCCGCGATCACCCGCTCGATCGGCCTGCCCGTCTCCTACGACCGTCCCGGCCCCACGAGGGACGCGATCGGCGCGGCGGTCGAGGCCGGCTTCCGGCACATCGTGCTCGGGCTGCCCGCCCCCTACCCCGCCGGCGTCGCCCGGTGGGTCGCCGACGAGCTCATCCCCACCCACTGA
- a CDS encoding alpha/beta hydrolase family protein codes for MSMTDTTTRDTAAAIVSVKPVVLPAPERGEDLRVRVSAPATGRDLPVVVLSHGFGWSMDGYGPLADHWAAHRFVVVQPTHLDSRTLALPPDDPRTPLIWRFRVTDLTRVLDRLDAVEAAVPGLAGRLDRDRIAVAGHSWGGQTASMLLGARVLDAAGRPGEDLTDPRVKAGVLLATPGSGGADLTPFAAEHFPFMNPGFAWMTTPALVVAGDHDRSALSVRGPDWFTDPYRLSPAGKSLLTLFGAEHSLGGIVGPGAAETTDESPARVALIQRLTTAYLRSALDPADPAWPAACAALAAEPGPLGRIETN; via the coding sequence ATGAGCATGACGGACACGACGACCAGGGACACCGCCGCCGCGATCGTCTCGGTGAAGCCGGTGGTGCTGCCCGCCCCCGAACGCGGCGAGGACCTGCGGGTGCGGGTGTCCGCCCCCGCGACCGGGCGGGACCTGCCGGTCGTCGTCCTCTCCCACGGCTTCGGCTGGTCGATGGACGGCTACGGGCCGCTGGCCGACCACTGGGCGGCGCACAGGTTCGTGGTCGTCCAGCCCACCCACCTCGACTCGCGGACGCTCGCCCTGCCACCTGACGATCCCCGTACCCCGCTCATCTGGCGGTTCCGGGTGACGGACCTGACGCGCGTCCTGGACCGGCTGGACGCCGTGGAGGCCGCCGTTCCCGGCCTCGCCGGACGCCTCGACCGCGACCGGATCGCCGTGGCCGGGCACTCCTGGGGCGGGCAGACGGCGAGCATGCTGCTCGGCGCGCGCGTCCTCGACGCCGCGGGCCGGCCGGGAGAGGACCTGACCGACCCGCGGGTCAAGGCGGGCGTGCTGCTCGCGACGCCCGGCTCGGGCGGGGCCGACCTGACGCCGTTCGCGGCCGAGCACTTCCCCTTCATGAACCCCGGCTTCGCGTGGATGACCACGCCCGCGCTCGTGGTCGCGGGCGACCATGACCGGTCCGCGCTGTCGGTACGGGGCCCGGACTGGTTCACCGACCCGTACCGCCTGAGCCCGGCCGGCAAGAGCCTGCTCACCCTGTTCGGGGCGGAGCACTCGCTGGGCGGGATCGTCGGCCCCGGCGCCGCGGAGACCACGGACGAGAGCCCGGCCCGCGTCGCCCTGATCCAGCGGCTCACCACCGCCTACCTCCGCAGCGCCCTCGACCCCGCCGACCCCGCCTGGCCGGCCGCGTGCGCGGCGCTCGCGGCGGAGCCCGGCCCGCTGGGGCGGATCGAGACGAACTGA
- a CDS encoding carboxylate-amine ligase — translation MAATDLTMGVEEGFMLLDPATATVMPVAGDVRERAGGSARDQVTTGTTASQIETRSGPHTELAGLREELLRLRAAVVSAADRAGAGVAATGTALRGGLPGEAGCHVWLGVDDREEAVQVVNHLRPWLPVLQALTVNSPIGGGTDTGWASGRARARASRPAAGPPPWFRSAEHHDWLAEGLHGTGAVPEWQARLSSGGPAIEVRVADTCQTVAEVVLLAGLVRALAATALGDVRAGRPAPDVDHTLLAAASWRAARDGLEGENVDQLTGRRLPVWRLVDTLIDRVGPALRALGDLPLMDEGLDVLHRHGSGAARQRAAYRRRGLVADVARLLADRSRQDLPRLAG, via the coding sequence ATGGCTGCGACGGATCTGACCATGGGAGTCGAGGAGGGGTTCATGCTTCTGGACCCGGCCACCGCGACGGTGATGCCGGTCGCCGGCGACGTACGCGAGCGCGCCGGCGGCTCCGCCAGGGACCAGGTGACGACGGGGACGACGGCATCCCAGATCGAGACCCGCAGCGGCCCGCACACCGAGCTTGCCGGGCTGCGGGAGGAACTGCTGCGCCTGCGCGCCGCCGTGGTGTCCGCCGCGGACCGGGCGGGCGCCGGGGTGGCGGCGACGGGCACCGCGCTGAGGGGCGGCCTGCCGGGTGAGGCGGGCTGTCACGTGTGGCTCGGCGTGGACGACCGTGAGGAGGCCGTCCAGGTGGTCAACCACCTGCGGCCCTGGCTGCCCGTGCTGCAGGCGCTGACCGTGAACTCGCCGATCGGCGGCGGCACGGACACCGGCTGGGCGAGCGGGCGCGCCAGGGCCAGGGCCAGCCGGCCCGCCGCAGGCCCGCCGCCCTGGTTCCGGTCGGCCGAGCACCACGACTGGCTGGCCGAAGGGCTGCACGGCACCGGTGCGGTCCCCGAGTGGCAGGCCCGGCTCTCCTCCGGCGGGCCGGCGATCGAGGTACGGGTCGCCGACACCTGCCAGACCGTGGCCGAGGTGGTGCTCCTCGCGGGGCTGGTCAGGGCGCTGGCCGCGACGGCCCTCGGCGACGTGCGCGCGGGCCGGCCCGCGCCGGACGTGGACCACACCCTGCTCGCCGCCGCGAGCTGGCGGGCCGCCCGCGACGGGCTGGAGGGGGAGAACGTCGACCAGCTCACCGGCCGCAGGCTGCCCGTCTGGCGGCTGGTGGACACGCTGATCGACCGCGTCGGCCCCGCGCTGCGCGCCCTCGGCGACCTGCCCCTGATGGACGAGGGGCTGGACGTGCTGCACCGGCACGGGTCCGGCGCGGCGCGGCAGCGGGCCGCGTACCGGCGGAGGGGGCTGGTGGCCGACGTGGCCCGCCTGCTGGCCGACCGGTCCCGGCAGGACCTGCCGCGCCTGGCGGGCTGA
- a CDS encoding TetR family transcriptional regulator, with the protein MSDSEEGAGRESEEGAGRAAPRKRADARRNEKTLLDAAAAVFVASGVEAPIRDIAAEAGVGTATIYRHFPTRADLIIAVYRHQIEALAEAGPALLAAGPAPYAALGEWINLFIDFLVTKHGLAGVLRSDEAGFEALHTYFLDRLVPVCGRLLDAAAAAGEIRSDIAALQLMRGVGNLCIGAENDPRYDPRPLVALLVAGLRRT; encoded by the coding sequence GTGAGCGACAGCGAGGAAGGCGCGGGGCGCGAAAGCGAGGAGGGCGCGGGGCGCGCCGCCCCGCGCAAGCGGGCCGACGCGAGGCGCAACGAGAAGACCCTGCTCGACGCCGCCGCCGCGGTCTTCGTCGCCTCGGGCGTCGAGGCGCCCATCCGCGACATCGCGGCCGAGGCCGGCGTCGGCACGGCCACGATCTACCGCCACTTCCCGACCCGGGCCGACCTCATCATCGCCGTCTACCGGCACCAGATCGAGGCCCTGGCCGAGGCCGGGCCGGCCCTGCTGGCGGCCGGCCCGGCCCCCTACGCCGCCCTGGGCGAATGGATCAACCTGTTCATCGACTTCCTGGTCACCAAGCACGGGCTGGCCGGCGTGCTGCGGTCCGACGAGGCCGGGTTCGAGGCGCTGCACACGTACTTCCTCGACCGGCTCGTGCCGGTGTGCGGGAGGCTGCTCGACGCCGCGGCCGCCGCCGGGGAGATCCGCTCCGACATCGCCGCCCTGCAGCTCATGCGCGGCGTCGGCAACCTCTGCATCGGCGCGGAGAACGACCCGCGCTACGACCCCCGCCCCCTGGTCGCGCTGCTCGTCGCGGGACTGCGCCGGACGTGA